GGGCTAAAATAAAGAATTTAGTAAATATGAATATAAAGGATTGAATATTTATTTTCATGCAATCGATGCCAGAATTAACGCATAGTAATTTTACTATGTTTCGATAGTTTAACTATTAAATTGCAATTATAACTATTAAAGTTCGAGTTAAAATATAAAAAATAGGCAAGACTTTTTTTATAAAAAGTCTTGCCTATAGTGCATTTCAAATATTTATTTGTTAAAAAGCGGTTAAGCTCCTTCCTGTTTTATCCATTTGATTGTACAAATAAAACTTCCATTTTTGTGTTGCTTTTTTAAACATCGCTTTCGCCAATATCTTTTAAAAATCTTCTGCTTTTTACCATTTGTGATTAATGTCTATAGTCTGCAATAACAATATTGTAAGCCTATCTTTTATTGATAAACATTACCAGAATCTAATTATGCACTTATCCCTTAGGCGCATTGCTTTGTGCGCTCTGCTGCTATTGAACTTGTATGCCAAAGCGCAAACAATTAGCACGATCGCCGGCACCGGTGTAGATGATTATAGCGGTGACGGAAGTAGTGCCACTTCTGCTACCTTATTCGGACCAACCGGCATCTGTACAGATACTACCGGCAACATTTACATCGCTGATAACGCTAATCATGTAATAAGAAAGATCAACACTTCCGGTACTATCACTACCATCGCTGGTAATAATAAGCCGGGTTATTTTGGCGATAATGAGTCTGCTACTTCAGCTGAGCTTAACTTCCCTTATCGTTTATGCATAGATGGAATTGGTAACATCTATTTCTCCGATCAGCAAAACAGCGTCATCCGCAGGATAGATGCAAATGGTATCATTACCACTATTGCAGGCAATGGTACTAAAGGTTTTTCAGGAGATGGGGGCTTAGCTACAGAAGCACAGTTAAATGATCCGTTGGGTATTGCAATAGATTCGATAGGTGATTTGTATATCGCCGAAGGATATAATCAACGCATCCGGAAAATTAATACTTCAGGGGTTATTACTACCATAGCCGGCAATGGAGATAGAGGATATGCAGGTGATGGTAATGCCGCTATCCAGGCTGAACTGAATGCCCCAACAGGAATAGCTGTTGATAATTCAGGTAATATATATTTTACAGAAGAGCTCAATAACGATGTAAGAAAAATAGATACTTCGGGTATCATAACTACTGTTGCAGGTAATCAGACCAAAGGCTATTCAGGTGATGGCTCCCTTGCTACTAATGCCCAACTTAATGCACCGCTTGGCATAAGCATAGATGCTAATAACAATCTATACATAACAGACGCTTCCAATTTTGTTGTAAGAAAAATAACCACAGACGGGATCATCACTACCATAGCCGGTACAGGCAATCAAAGTAATTCTTTAACAGGTAACGGTCAGGCTATACAGATCAATCTGGGTAGTCCTAACGGGATTGCTGTTGATGCAACCGGAAATGTGTATGTGACAGATGCCGGACAAAATGTAATCAGGAAAATAAGTAATCAATAAAAATAAACACTCAAACTAACTGACATGGGTAAACGTATTTTATCAGCAGTGCCAAAAAAATATCTAAGCATAGGTTT
The Ferruginibacter albus DNA segment above includes these coding regions:
- a CDS encoding NHL repeat-containing protein, with product MHLSLRRIALCALLLLNLYAKAQTISTIAGTGVDDYSGDGSSATSATLFGPTGICTDTTGNIYIADNANHVIRKINTSGTITTIAGNNKPGYFGDNESATSAELNFPYRLCIDGIGNIYFSDQQNSVIRRIDANGIITTIAGNGTKGFSGDGGLATEAQLNDPLGIAIDSIGDLYIAEGYNQRIRKINTSGVITTIAGNGDRGYAGDGNAAIQAELNAPTGIAVDNSGNIYFTEELNNDVRKIDTSGIITTVAGNQTKGYSGDGSLATNAQLNAPLGISIDANNNLYITDASNFVVRKITTDGIITTIAGTGNQSNSLTGNGQAIQINLGSPNGIAVDATGNVYVTDAGQNVIRKISNQ